Proteins co-encoded in one Nyctibius grandis isolate bNycGra1 chromosome 14, bNycGra1.pri, whole genome shotgun sequence genomic window:
- the BRAP gene encoding BRCA1-associated protein — protein sequence MSVSLVVIRLELAEHSSLPAAFAYNAAAPEMAAESTGAALAVVPSCLEGKGPGERAAILHQHLGRREMTDVIIETIQPRPDETKAGMEGRKSSEAASAEDKNKHDDQSKEREAAPDSPSKQLPDQISFFSGNPSVEIVHGIMHLYKTNKMTSLKEDVRRSAMLCILTVPATMTSHDLMKFVASFYEVIEHMKIIRDSTPNQYMVLIKFSSQADADSFYMACNGRQFNSIEEDVCQLVYVERAEVFKSEDGASLPVMDLTELPKCTVCLERMDESVNGILTTLCNHSFHSQCLQRWEDTTCPVCRYCQTPEPVEENKCFECGVQENLWICLICGHIGCGRYVSRHAYKHFEETQHTYAMQLTNHRVWDYAGDNYVHRLVASKTDGKIVQYECEGDMCQEEKIDALQLEYSYLLTSQLESQRIYWENKIVRIEKDTAEEINNMKTKFKETIEKCDSLEQRLNDLLKEKQSVERKCSQLNNKVAKLSNELKEEQELNKCLRANQALLQNKLKEEERVLKETCEQKDLQISEVQEQLRDVMFYLETQQKINHLPAETRQEIQEGQINIAVASSASSSAGGTGKPSSRRGRGKRGK from the exons ATGAGCGTGTCCCTGGTGGTGATCCGGCTGGAGCTGGCCGAGCACTCGTCGCTGCCCGCGGCCTTCGCTTACAACGCGGCTG CTCCGGAGATGGCTGCGGAGAGCACCGGGGCGGCCCTGGCTGTTGTGCCGTCCTGTTTGGAGGGGAAAGGCCCCGGGGAGCGGGCGGCCATCCTGCACCAGCACCTCGGCCGCAGGGAGATGACCGACGTGATCATTGAGACCATCCAGCCGCGGCCAG atgaaacaaaagctggcatggaaggaagaaaatcttcagaGGCTGCATCTGCTgaggacaaaaataaacacGACGATCAAAGTAAAGAGCGTGAGGCTGCTCCAGACTCACCTTCGAAACAGCTCCCTGACCAGATTTCCTTCTTCAGCGGGAATCCCTCAGTTGAAATTGTTCACGGCATTATGCATCTGTACAAAACAAA CAAGATGACCTCTCTGAAGGAAGACGTGAGGCGCAGCGCCATGCTGTGTATCCTCACGGTCCCCGCTACGATGACCAGCCACGACCTGATGAAGTTTGTGGCTTCCTTCTACGAAGTCATCGAGCACATGAAAATCATCCGGGATTCCACTCCCAACCAGTACATGGTGCTGATAAAGTTCAGCTCGCAG GCTGATGCAGACAGCTTTTACATGGCGTGCAACGGCCGGCAGTTCAACTCCATCGAGGAGGATGTTTGCCAGCTGGTGTACGTGGAAAGGGCTGAAGTCTTCAAATCAGAAGAT GGGGCCAGCCTGCCTGTGATGGATCTGACAGAGCTCCCGAAGTGCACGGTGTGCCTGGAGAGGATGGATGAGTCCGTGAACGGGATCCTCACCACGCTGTGCAACCACAGCTTTCACAGCCAGTGTCTGCAGCGGTGGGAGGACACCAC GTGTCCTGTCTGCAGATACTGCCAAACGCCGGAGCCAGTGGAAGAGAACAAGTGCTTTGAGTGCGGAGTTCAAGAA AACCTTTGGATCTGCTTAATATGTGGGCACATCGGCTGCGGCCGGTACGTGAGCCGCCACGCCTACAAACACTTCGAGGAGACCCAGCACACCTACGCCATGCAGTTGACCAACCACAGAGTCTGGGACTATGCTGGAG atAACTACGTCCATCGACTGGTTGCAAGTAAAACCGATGGGAAGATAGTTCAGTATGAGTGCGAGGGAGATATGTGTCAGGAAGAGAAAATCGATGCCTTACAATTAGAG TACTCATATTTGCTAACGAGCCAGCTGGAATCGCAGCGGATCTATTGGGAAAACAAGATTGTCCGGATAGAAAAGGATACGGCTGAAGAG attAACAACATGAAGACCAAATTTAAAGAGACCATTGAGAAGTGTGACAGTCTGGAACAGAGGCTGAATGACTTGCTCAAAGAAAAGCAGTCTGTGGAAAGGAA GTGTTCTCAGCTGAATAACAAAGTGGCTAAACTTTCCAACGAGCtgaaggaggagcaggagctgaacAAGTGTTTGCGAGCGAATCAAGCCTTGCTTCAGAACAaactgaaggaggaggagagagtgTTAAAGGAAACCTGCGAACAGAAGGACCTGCAGATCTCTGAGGTCCAGGAGCAGTTGCGGGATGTCATGTTCTACTTAGAGACACAACAGAAAATCAATCACCTCCCAGCTGAGACCCGACAGGAGATTCAGGAAGGACAGATCAACATTGCAGTGGCATCGTCTGCCAGCTCCTCTGCGGGGGGCACGGGCAAACCTTCTTCCAGGAGAGGCCGTGGCAAGAGGGGCAAATGA